One Perca flavescens isolate YP-PL-M2 chromosome 9, PFLA_1.0, whole genome shotgun sequence genomic window carries:
- the LOC114562082 gene encoding cornifelin homolog A-like codes for MSGCYGFWCCPCLACTVSGRFGENRCLPLCDICSPAILAALGIPLCAAPPAGLSLRAAMRNRYGIKGSLCKDIAVSCFCGWCNWCQMHRELRHREKTPMVVNVTNVNVQQPVPMMMTPVYQYQ; via the exons ATGTCAG GTTGCTATGGTTTCTGGTGCTGCCCTTGCCTTGCCTGCACAGTTTCAGGAAGATTTGGAGAGAACCGTTGTCTCCCATTATGTGACATATGCAGCCCTGCCATATTAGCAGCCTTGGGGATACCTCTGTGTGCGGCGCCTCCTGCAGGCCTGTCCTTAAGGGCTGCCATGCGAAATAGATATGGTATCAAG GGTTCTCTCTGTAAGGACATCGCAGTTTCCTGTTTCTGCGGGTGGTGCAACTGGTGTCAGATGCATCGTGAGTTAAGACATCGCGAAAAAACTCCCATGGTCGTCAATGTTACAAACGTGAACGTGCAGCAGCCTGTTCCAATGATGATGACTCCTGTATACCAATATCAGTGA